From Nitrospinota bacterium, a single genomic window includes:
- the rpsR gene encoding 30S ribosomal protein S18 yields the protein MRVKVQRKKRRFIKRKICRFCAEHTELIDYKDIKQIRSLITERGKIIPRRISGNCAKHQRQLTVAIKRARNIALLPFTVERS from the coding sequence ATGAGAGTAAAGGTTCAGAGAAAAAAGAGGCGATTTATAAAAAGAAAGATCTGTAGGTTCTGTGCGGAACATACTGAATTGATTGATTATAAAGACATAAAACAGATAAGAAGTTTAATAACCGAAAGAGGTAAAATTATTCCTAGAAGAATTTCTGGAAATTGTGCTAAGCATCAAAGGCAACTGACCGTTGCGATAAAAAGGGCAAGAAATATAGCTCTGCTTCCTTTTACTGTTGAAAGATCTTAG